Sequence from the Amaranthus tricolor cultivar Red isolate AtriRed21 chromosome 16, ASM2621246v1, whole genome shotgun sequence genome:
TGGAAGTTAGCAAAGGTTTTCAGTTTGTATCTGTTGGTATGAATATCGGATTGTTCATCTTACATAGAGCAGggtttaattgaaaaaaaatggtGAATTTTGTGATCGGGGTTTTGCgattttttttgggttgattCTATGtgtataaaatttgatatttttccCTCCATTTTTTATGTTCATGAATGATAAGGGTCAacgttttatcatttttattatcgAACATCTAAGATGCTTCTGTCTATTCTATCTTGACTCTTCATGGTAGGGCATTTAGGAGGTATATATGTCTGAAATGCAGGTTGAATCTTATTTTTCTAACTTCAAATTGTCAAAATAACAATCAAATTGCTTATATGGATATTTGATTTTAGTCGGCCTGAAAATTCTTACTACTATTGACGTAAAGTTTAAAAATCTTCAGCTTCCAACCAGGCTCTATATGGTAGGGACTTTAGTGTCTAGTTGGGTTAGTATTCAGTGGAGGGGATGGATTTTCTTGTAAAAGTAATTTAATTTCAGAAATGTAGAAGAACCTAAATAAAGCATAAATGGATGTCTAGACATCACTTCATAGAAACTACGCTGCTTCTATCTGTTAGTGTTTATTTGATTAATGAGCTTGCTTGATATTGTTTCTAGTATCATTGACTTTGTTATAGAATTTGTATTCAGGTTTCGTGTTGgctagtcatattcttaattcaTCCAGCTCATTGAAATAAGAGTGTTGGTGTATGTATAAACATCCTTTTATCTTACTTGTTAGATAAATATGGCTTCAAACCCATCAACTACTGCAAGTTGTACTTCTATTAGCATCGATGAGTATGAAAGTCCAGCACATGTTGTTTCCGATCCTAACGTGTTACCTATAACAAGTAAGCGCACTTCGGCGGTTTGGAATGATTTCAAGAGAAAGAGAGTTGGTGGGGTAGAGAAGGCTGAGTGCAATCATTGTAATAAGCTACTTTCCGCCGGTGCAAAGGCGGGAACTTCTCATTTGAAGGACCACATTCAAAGTTGTCGAAAGCGAATATGTCAAGATCTTCGGCAAACAAGATTATTTGGTACACAACATAATGTGAATGATAGTAGTGATTCTTTAACTTTGGCTCCTTATGAATTCCGTCAAGAAGATGGAAGAAAGGACTTGGCCGAGATGATTATATTGCATGAGTACCCCATTAGCATGGTTGAGCACTATGGCTTCAGGAAGTACTCTAAGACTTTACAACCTGGTTTTAAAGTACTGTGTCGTACCACTACTAGGAAGGATATAATGAAGAGATATAAGGATGAGAAGGACAATATTCTAGCTTTGTTGAGGAAAGTCAAAAGTTGAATTTCTTTAACTACGGACATGTGGACTGCAAGTAGTCAAAGGAAAGGCTATATGGCAGTCACTTCACATTTCATTGATAATACGTGGAAGTTGCAAAGTCAAATCATAAGGTATTACTATCAACTACTAATTGTACTTGTGCAAACATACTTTACTTACCTATTTACTTCTGatgcaattattttttttgactaGGTTTCTTTATGTCCCTGCCCCCACATAATGCCGAGGTTCTTGCCGATGCATTAAAACAATGCATTCAATCATGGAACTTGGATTTGAGATTGGCATCTATCACAGTAGATAATTGTACGACTAATGATGCTATGATGGACATCATAAAGGACTCTTTCCCATATGGTTCTCTACTTTTGGATGGTGAGTTCTTACGTATACGTTGTTCTGCACATATACTTAATCTAATTGTTCAAGATGGATTAAATGCTGTAGTGTATGATGGAGTTAATCGAATAAGGAAAAGTGTTGTGTTCTGGACTGGTTCTGATAAGAGAGTGCAAAAGTTTGAAGGTGTAGCTAATCAATTAGCCTCCGGTTACAAAAGGAAATTAACCCTTGATTGTAAAATTCGTTGGAATTCAACATATGAAATGCTTTGTGTTGCTATTAATTATAAGGAAGTGTTTGCTGTTTTAAGTGGTCGAGATAAACTATACAAAAACCCACCAACACCTGAAGATTGGGAAAAAGTTGGGAAAATATGTGAGTTATTGGAAGTGTTTGCTAAATTTACCCTTGATTTCTCTGCCTCAAAAACTCCTACGGCTAATATTTACTTTTCTAAAACTTGCAAACTTAAAATTACTCTATCTACTTGGCTTTCATCTCCATATGATTATGTTGTGAAGATGGCGGAAgtaatgttagagaaatataagaaatattagGATAGTATGAATGGTTTGATGGGAGTTGCAACTATACTTGATCCTAGGTATAAAATGGCTCTTATtcgattttaatttattttgcaaagttatttgataaatatgAGTATGATAGAGAGGTTAGTAGAATTAGCAATCTATTAAGGAGATTAGTTGATGAATACGAGTCTAGGAGTGAGAATACTCAAAGTAAGAGGCAACTACCTTCCAATTTAGCAAGTGGTGGGAGTTCTTGTGATGATGTTGATATGGAAGAGTTTGCACAATTTCTAGAGCGAGacaaaaatcaaacttatgAAAAATCTGATTTGGACAAGTATTTGGAAAATGCTAACATACCACTTGAAGATAATTTTGATATTCTAAATTGGTGGAAAAAAAATGGAAGCACATATCCCGTTCTTCAACAAGTAGCACGGGATATTTTGAGTATTCCTATTTCTACGGTTCCATCCTTATCGTAGTTGACTACTACCTCAAGCCGTTGAAGCTTTAATGTATTCTCAAAATTGGATTTGGGCTGCCCTCAAAAGTAAGCATTAATCCTATCAatattgtgtaatttttatGCATTGATAAATTTTGGTTATAAAAACATTTGTATTTGCAGATTGTGGAGAATTCAAGGACAAGGATTTTGCTAAAATTGTTGGAGAGTTGGAAGAAGAATGCGAAATGAAATTTGATAGTGATGAAATTATTCTGGATTGATTTACTTTagatgattttgagttgatgttgaaacttgaaatacttttgttttagacatgtatatttgtttgagactttggttatgtgtttgtttgagacttcgaatatgtgtttgtttgaattgagactttggatatgtaattatttgagactttggatgtgtttttgtttgagactttggagttttgatatgtttttgtttgagactttggagtttggatatgttttatgggttttaaggcccaaaaaattgaatataaatatgtggcacagatgggtattaagcggggatttgacgggtggtggggcgggtaaaatgggtattagatgGGGATGGTtacccagatgggtggtggggcggggatggtattaggtacaaacacatcggggcggggacggggaaaaaaattatacccgccgcggggatggggatggggatggggattgcattaacagatggggatggggatggtaatgccaatacccgccccgacctgccccgtttgcatccctaattGTAACCAAATTTGACCTGttctattatttttgttaatttttataatttcatgaaataattttcatttgaatCAC
This genomic interval carries:
- the LOC130802576 gene encoding zinc finger BED domain-containing protein RICESLEEPER 2-like; translated protein: MWTASSQRKGYMAVTSHFIDNTWKLQSFFMSLPPHNAEVLADALKQCIQSWNLDLRLASITVDNCTTNDAMMDIIKDSFPYGSLLLDGEFLRIRCSAHILNLIVQDGLNAVVYDGVNRIRKSVVFWTGSDKRVQKFEGVANQLASGYKRKLTLDCKIRWNSTYEMLCVAINYKEVFAVLSGRDKLYKNPPTPEDWEKVGKICELLEVFAKFTLDFSASKTPTANIYFSKTCKLKITLSTWLSSPYDYVVKMAEVMLEKYKKY